Proteins from one Nyctibius grandis isolate bNycGra1 chromosome 2, bNycGra1.pri, whole genome shotgun sequence genomic window:
- the IL18RAP gene encoding interleukin-18 receptor accessory protein, whose product MILTENVSEYQSKLIKKIMLTLCWILLLFVTGAEVREIDLPGCSHIEPQIQYRAISEEEFVLQCGLPERDPTHIYNNSLLKQNQVKWFWHQKDKEPLKAIKEGSNPALQGGALLFKPVRDSASGVYICMIREKIPCLKIVLDVQTKKAAKCSDYGTNMLYLLAGKGNSITCPGTKCYSHIKKTNVKWYKDGHQINCRKSRQSLKLKHNKIVLNPTYDKDAGIYVCDYTLYDNTTEWTMRTTVTVEVIAKNTINPPNFLYPNGVAILEAELGKPLELECRVQFGFERVSSMRVTWKRNNKENINEKLNQETSVYPKGLKGYILLHVAKLKEVTERDLRSNFTCFAENSVGNATAVIQLKRKQRVFLLYILCSAISTLFAFLLCTAFIYQHWIEIVLMYRSYLVHNETTGDGKEFDAFVSYAKLDSSESASTLLSEEKFALDLLPDMLENKYGYKLCILERDILPGGAYTDEVVAAIKKSRRAIIILSPAYISGPSIFELQAAVNCALEDRKIKLVLIKFQAFQEPETLPPVVKKALRILPVVTWKSSISAAPNKKFWKYMCYHMPVKTTKMLGKCSLKGFFQGLFSLVYQ is encoded by the exons ATGATTCTTACAGAAAATGTCTCAGAATATCAATCAAAATTGATAAAGAAAATCATGCTCACTTTGTGCTGGATCCTACTATTGTTTGTCACTGGGGCAGAAGTTAGAGAGATTGATTTGCCAG GATGTTCCCATATTGAACCTCAAATACAGTATCGTGCAATTAGTGAGGAGGAGTTTGTTTTACAATGTGGTTTACCAGAGAGAGATCCTACTCACATTTATAACAACTCActtctaaaacaaaatcaagtgAAATGGTTCTGGCACCAGAAAGACAAAGAGCCACTAAAGGCTATCAAGGAAGGCTCTAATCCTGCTCTCCAAGGGGGTGCGCTTTTGTTTAAACCAGTAAGAGACAGTGCTTCTGGAGTATACATCTGTATGATAAG GGAAAAAATCCCATGTCTCAAAATTGTTCTGGACGTTCAAACAAAGAAGGCGGCAAAATGTTCAGATTATGGCACAAATATGCTTTATCTTCTTGCTGGCAAAGGGAATTCAATAACTTGTCCTGGGACAAAATGCTACAGCCatataaaaaagacaaatgtaaaATGGTACAAG gaTGGCCATCAGATAAACTGTaggaaaagcagacaaagcCTAAAGCTTAAGCATAATAAAATTGTCTTGAATCCAACCTATGACAAAGATGCTGGAATATATGTGTGTGATTACACTCTCTATGACAACACTACCGAGTGGACAATGAGAACAACAGTAACAGTAGAAGTCATTG CAAAAAACACTATCAATCCACCAAACTTCTTGTATCCCAATGGTGTGGCGATCCTCGAAGCAGAGCTTG GAAAGCCACTTGAATTGGAATGCCGTGTACAGTTTGGGTTCGAAAGAGTTTCTTCAATGAGGGtaacatggaaaagaaacaacaaagaaaatataaatgagaaatTGAATCAGGAAacaag tgtTTATCCAAAAGGTTTAAAGGGGTACATACTTCTTCATGTTGCGAAACTGAAAGAAGTTACTGAAAGGGACCTCAGAAGCAACTTCACGTGCTTTGCTGAGAATTCGGTGGGAAATGCCACTGCTGTGATacagctgaaaagaaagcagagag TGTTTCTCTTATACATACTATGCAGTGCCATTTCTACTCTATTTGCATTCCTTTTGTGCACTGCCTTTATTTACCAGCACTGGATTGAAATAGTGTTGATGTACCGAAGTTATCTGGTCCACAACGAAACTACAGGAG atggCAAAGAATTTGATGCCTTTGTGTCCTATGCAAAACTAGACTCTTCTGAAAGTGCCTCTACTTTACTTAGTGAGGAAAAATTTGCTCTGGACCTTCTTCCAGATatgctggaaaataaatatggatACAAGTTATGCATTCTTGAAAGAGATATTCTTCCAGGAGGAG CATACACAGATGAAGTTGTtgcagctattaaaaaaagcagacGAGCAATAATTATTTTGAGCCCAGCCTACATCAGCGGGCCAAGCATCTttgagctgcaggcagcagtgaaCTGTGCGTTGGAAGACAGAAAGATCAAACTGGTATTAATAAAGTTCCAGGCTTTCCAAGAGCCAGAGACTTTGCCTCCAGTAGTGAAGAAAGCTCTTCGGATTTTACCAGTCGTTACCTGGAAGTCTTCTATTTCTGCTGCTCCAAACAAGAAGTTCTGGAAATATATGTGTTACCACATGCCAGTGAAAACTACTAAGATGTTGGGAAAGTGCAGCCTAAAGGGCTTTTTCCAAGGATTATTCAGCCTGGTATATCAATAG